Part of the Oncorhynchus masou masou isolate Uvic2021 chromosome 18, UVic_Omas_1.1, whole genome shotgun sequence genome, AAGGAATCACCATGCACCTGCTCCGTACAGTAGGCTATGTGTTACATCTAACCTGGATCTCAGTGTTGCCCCCCTCCAGCAGACATATGGCCAGCTGGATGCTCTCCTGGAAGATCTTGTCGTTCTTGGTGCTCATGACGAGGTCAGTAAAGAGCTTTGTGCCACCCTCCCTGTCCAGGCGACACTGGACTGCAGCTACAGCCGTCCAGTCTCTCTCCTGCTCAGCACCTACACATTAACACACGGTAAATACACAATCCGTAACGATCATGTTATAAGCCTAATATGAACAAACCTGTTGCTCCAAGGTCAACCAGATCTCCCTTGCTGTTCTTCTTGTTGGTGAAGAGGTAGTTCTGTAGCAGCACCTTCCTCAGTGCAATGCCCTGATTGGAGTCAGTCACACAGAGACATGGTTAGCATACGCTCACTGAATAGTTTCTTACCCAAATAGTACCTCAATAAGCACCTTCATAAAACCTCTAATAAAGTTCCAATGCAGCCTTttgatctcaatatcaaatcatttctgggtaacaattaagtgccTTACAGTGATTGTTCCATTTTTAAAATTTCAATTGAAaacaaatagcttcttagcaaagagcaatttttcAAGCAATCATTTTCATAGGATTGTCTGGGAgcagtctgagtggggaggggaaaactgaaaccTAGCTGTTGGCAGGgatgtttggaactctttcttattggtctattgatgtcaccaggcaggccaaaactccatctcaccaaaacaggcagacattTCAGGCATGTCTTTTCAAAAAGCTCTTATACTAAAAGAGCATCATCATAatatcacagtattattccaaccaggtgtggaaatatatacactgaacacaaatataaaggcagcatgtagtgttggtccgatgtttcatgagctgaaataaaagatcccagaattttTCTATTCACACAAAAAtggtatttctctcaaattttgtgcacaaaattgtTTACGTTTCTTTTCGTTCCtgttctcctttgccaagataatccatatcaagaggctgatgagacagtgatcattacataggtgaaccttgtactggggacaaaaggccactctataatgtgcagtttgtcacacaacacaatgccacaaatgtctcaagttttgagggagtgtgcaactggcatgctcactgcagaaatgtccaccagaacttttgccagagaattattgttcatttctctaccatacgcctccaacgttgttttaaggaatttggcagtacatccatccggcttcacaaccgcagaccacgtgtaaccaaccaagccagcccaggacctccacatccggcttctttacctgtgggatcgtctgagaccagccacaaggacagctgatgaaactgatgactatttctgtctgtaataaagccactATGTTGTAATTGGCTGGGCATGGCTCCCAAGTGGgagggcctatgccctcccaggcccacccatgggaGCACCccagcccagtcatgtgaaatccatagattagggcctaattcatttatttaaattgactgatttccttatatgaactgtaactcagtaaaatcattgaaattgttgcatgttgcactcataattttgttcagtatattaaaAAGGAAATTTAAGTTTTTGAtggcactgggcctttaaatacACTCAGATATTCTATTGGTTGATCTCCAAGACCTTCACTGACTGGTCATAAGTCTTTACCTTCTCGTCAAAGTCCAGTGTGCGTATAAGCATCTCCTGCAGGGTCCTCAGAACCTTGATACAGAGCTTCTCCTCTGAGCTCATCAGGGCTTTAGTGTGCTGAATCAGTCTGGGTTCATAAAGAGAGCGTTAGACCTCATCCATACCATGCCAAAAATGCTCTTTATTGCACTTTGCAGTGAGTTTGCATGAGTAAATATTTGTATGTGTAAATCCCAGTGACTGTGTTGGTAAATAAACACCATCATCCCCACACCATAGTGACATATCATTGagttcaaaatggcaccctattccctatatagtgcaatacttttgaccagggcttccCTTAGGGCTTtggttcaaagtagtgcactacgtagagaACAGGGTGCAATTTCAGATGCAGACCCTTACTTGGAGATGAAGCCTCCTGATTCGCAGCGTTGCCGTGCGTCCGTCCCCTCCAGGAAGAGGAGTTCAGGCTGATGCAGGACGTCCACCAGAACAGACAGCTCTGCGTTCACCAGCGGCTTCAGACGCTCCTCCAGGGTGTTGATGATGTCCTGAACATCACAGCATAGATAGAGGGACAGGGAATATACCCACCGTGTCAAACACCAAACCCTCAAGAACAGGGAACAAACCAGAAAGAGATAGAGGCCAAGGAATGATGTGTAAATCGGTTGTGGCTATGTATGGCTGAATAAAGTGATgggaatagaggagggggagaaggcagCAGGGTAATTCATGGGTCGAACCTGCAGCTTCTCGATGATGTTCTTGTAGTCCCAGGGGTTGTTGGGGGCGGAGGGGCGGCTGGAGCGGGTGGAGCTCTTGTAGTTGGGGTTGGAGCGGGACAGAGAGTTGGGAGCACTGCTGCTCAGCATGGTGGTGATCTGAGACTCCAGGTCCAGAGGCAGGGAAATGGAGCGGTTCTTCGCTGCACACACACAGGATTGGGGAAAAGTCATCATTAAGTTCAAAAGGTACTCCCACTCAAACCATGTCGAAAAATCTAAAGTCATATTCACAAAGCAATGCAACCCTAGTTTGACCCTGTGTGGCTCTAAATGGAGCCCACCTCTGGGCCCTGCAGCAGGCCTGTTTTACCTGTCATAGCCAGGGTGCGGATGCAGGTCTCCACCAGGCCTCTGTGTTGCTGCTGCAGCCAGGGACATTCCAGCAGACGCATGCTAGACTGGAGCAGCTGTGTTACTATGGTGTGGTGGGTCTGGTTTCAGGCACAGAGGAAGGAGAATCACACGACGAGAATTCATGACATGTTAAATGACTACACAAATACGGTCACaatacaaacaaaaacacactctACTAAACAGTGCATTACAGTAAACTTTATATCAAAGCCTCGGAGTAGGCAGGAGCATCAGAGCTGACTGACCTGTAGAGAGGTGCTGTTTTCAGAGAAGGGGGAGCTGAAGAAGGCATTGATGGTATCAAACACCACGTTGATGATGTACTTCTCCAGGATGGGGTCAGTCAGACGCTTCTCTCTCTTGTTACACACCTAGAGGGAAAAGAGAGCTGTTAGGGGATGATGAAACTTGTGGGTGAGAGTGGTCCCACTGACTGGGGAATGAGACTTACCCTGGCCATGTCCACAGTGAAGTCCTCAAACAGTTTCCAGATGTGGTTGCTGGTGTAAATCTCCTTCATCTCTACCTCGGTATCTACGTAGCAGTGGTTCACAAAGTTCACGTAGGCAACCTTCACCTGGGGACCACAAGGgtaaacatgaacacacacacacacacacacacacacacctggctcaGGCCTCTGTACATTTTGTAATGATAATGGTTTCCCATTACCTTTGCAGTTATATGTCTGCATATCATTGCATGCTTCTGTGGGTTTTCGAACTGAGGACGACGTAGGCTACTAACTAATTGTATACTTGCTCCATTTCGGACATACCTCTGTGATGCAGTCCTCGTGTGTGACCACTCTCACCACGTCCTCTAGGGGCAGCAGTGAGGTACATTTGATCTCTGTGTAAACGTTCTTTCCCTCAGCGCAGGCAGATAGCAGTTCTACCAGAGAGATGTGGTAGCGCAGGGGGCTGTGCTCCTGAACCCCCTCCCTGGACTCTGCCATCAGCTCCAGCATGGTGGCAAATGATGCCTTGTCATTATAAAACACCACTACATCCTCACCAGCGTTGGTTAACTAGAGGGGAAAGCAAGCACACCGTGTGGGATAAACAATTACATCATTGCTGATATGATTAATGTGGCTTGTGAGTGCTTGGAGGTGGTTCATCTGTTATTTTTCAATTACTCATCCGGGTTTCGCACAAATATTTGATTGTAAGACAGACTAGATGTTTCGCTAAGATTTTATAAACATTTAAAAACTGCAATCTTATTTACATCTTTTCGAGGATTCCATACCAATGAATGAGAGTTCAAAGCAAGTTGCGTGGGAGGTTGTCTTACCTCAGTCATGATCATGTCCTGGCACTTCTTCACGTACTTGCCCTCGGCCTTGATGATAGTGTGCAGGAAGTTGAGGTACTGGACGTGGCGTCCGTGAGTGGCCAGGCAGTGGATGAAGTGCTGCAGCACGTTCTCACTGATCTCTGTACACAGCTGGTAGTTATTGCTGAAGATGTGCTGCACCGTCTCTGCCTCCATGAGCTGGGGGGGAGAAAGGACATTATGTCTGATGAAAACAGGACGGATGGAAGTAGAAAAGGCAATAAAAGCTGTGTGTGACTTCACTCACTCCTGGGTTGAGAAAGAGACTGAGGTTCTTATGGAGGAGCATCTGGTTCTCCAGGTTCCCCATGCAGAACTTCTGCAGGAACAGGTGAGTGCACTTGATGATCCCCTGCATCTTGGTGTCATGCTGAGAACCAGGAAAGtgcgtgagagagggagagcgagacagcgagGTAACGTTAGTCTAATACTATGTTTGGTTGTCAGAGTGGGGGTAAGGCACAGCTCACGTACATCCCTCACCTGATCGTATGACACTTGCAGCAGGTCCAGCATAACTTTGTGGGCTCCCATGTTCTTCAGAAGTCTCTGCTGTTTCTTCCACACACCCGAGCTACACATCTTATTCAGACGCTCCAAGATCTGCGGTAAAGAGAATGTCTTCAGAAATACGGCCAAACACTACTCAACAGTGCAGTATTGTTGATTTTGTGTTGTACatatgttatggtagagtagTGTCTAATAATTGGACCCTAGGAAGAGTAGAGGGGATctggaataacacacacacacacatatatatatacatatatagttGAAGACAGAagttaaccaaatacatttaaactcagtttttcacaattcctgacatttaatcctagcaaaaattccctgttttaggtcagttatgatcaccactttattttaagaatgtgaaatgtcagaatgatagtagagagaataatttatttcagctttcatttctttcatcacattctcagtgggtcagaagtttacatatactcaattagtatttggcagcatggtctttaaattgtttaatttgtgtCAAACATTTTGGATAGCCaatcacaagcttcccacaataagttgttttggcccattcctcctgacagagctggtgtaactgagtcaggtttgtaggcctccttgcttgtgcatgctttttcagttctgcccacaaattgtctatgggattgaggtcagggctttgtgatggccactccaataccttgactgtgttgtccttaagccattttgccacaacttggaagtatgcttggggtcattgtccatttggaagacccatttgcgaccaagctttaacttcctgactgatgtcaatatatccacataaatttccTTCCTCAAGATgccttctattttgtgaagtgcaccagtccctcctgcagcaaagcatctaaaaaaataattctgaggtctggctgatttcttttgattttcccatgatgtcaagcaaagaggcactgagtttgaatgtaggccttgaaatacatccacaggtacacctccaattggctcaaatgatgtcaattttcctatcagaagcttctaaagccatgacatcattttctggaattttccaagctgtttaatggcacagtcaacttagtgcatgtaaacgtctgacccactggaattgtctgtctgtaaacaattgttggataaatgtattgtgtcatgcacaaagtagatgtcctaaccgacttgccaaaactatagtttgttaacaagaaatgtgtggagtggttgaaaaacgagtttaaatgactccaacctaagtgtatgtaaacttccgactttaactaaTAGTCActgttatatttatatatatatatatatacagtgacaaTGGGACATGCTAGCAGGATAAAGGAAAAAGTGACATGTCAATGGACACCAAAACACACATCTTTAACTTTCTGGTAGTTCTCATTGCTCTTATCCGACTTCTCTTTTTTGGGGGTCGCAACCTCTGAGGCCATCTAAAAGGAAATCAGAAGTACAGTTAGTGAGAAGTAATTTGTAGCTACTACATGTTATTACACACTTTCTTATCATAGATGGAGAAGACGCATCTCGCCCTCACCTCTACATTCTCTTTTTTGTCCTTCTTGtctttcttcccctcccctcctccagagCTGCTCTTCTTGTCCACCCAGAGCTCAGACTTCTCCACCATTGTGCGGAGACGGTCAAGGTCGCTCTTTATCAGCTTGTAGTTATCAACATCCTGGCCCGAGATCAGCAACTGGACCTGAGGacaacatggagacagagagagtgtcagagagaCGGTGACTGAGAGAGCAGAAAATAACACagatataaataatatatatagatactGTATAAGAAAGGGAATAGCAGATACGGTACCAAGTTGGAGTGCAGGTCATTATTGGCCGCACCTTTGTTGTGTCTCCTTACCTGTTTGAATGTGTGCAGCACCTCCTGTCTCTGGCTGAAGTGTTTGAAAAGCAGCTGTAGAGCCCCAGAGACCAGAGGAGGGTAGTCATGCATGGTGAGATGGATCAGCACCCTCAGGAACATACGACCTCCCTCATCATCCACCTCCAGAATACTGTTCCCCTTCCTGACAGGAGGACACAGTCAGAGGTTATCATAACAACACACTGGGGCAAAATCATAACATATGCTGGTGAGGGTCTACAGTGCTGTACTGAACCTACCCCACACCAAACATGGCCTCTGCCTGCTCTCCTATGTGCTGCAGGTTGATGGTGGCTGTTGAAAGAGAGTTAGGAATGTTGTGTATTTCGACAGAGAGATGAATACTGTATAAGGTATGGCTAGTGGAGAGCAATGGGTCTCTCAAATGGGCACTGCACTACCTGCTTGCTCCATTGATGTTGTAGCATCGGCATCTGCCATGGGATAAACATCAACAAACTCTTTCTTGAAGACAGAAAGCAGGAAGGAGAGCCGATAGTCCAGGCGGACATTCAGGATAAACTGCACATCAACAAGAGATAAAGAACAGCACTTAGCATAAAAGGGATACTTGAATGGGTCTAATTTTTCACAAGCGTAAAACTCAACAGTACCATTTCATGAGACGTGCTGGGTTCTAGTGAGCTCTAACCTGCAGGATTTCTAGTATTTTCAGCTTGGTGTCCATGACAGTGATGTCCTGTTTGTCGATGCTGTCCTTACTGCGGTTCTGGCCCTCTATGTTGGAAGCACTCCGGCCTGGACCTCCAAAAATGGACTGTTTCCTGCTCAGTACCATGGTGGACATCATCTGGCCAACACCATGGATGGAACGCTTCATGTTCTTCCCTAACAGACAGAGTGGGAGTGGCATCCTTACTACAATGGTGAAAACCATGAGGGAACCCAAATCTGAACGTCTGTTGTGCTGATTTGTTTTATAAAATGGTGCTGTGTGGTAGTTCTCGCATAATAATGTGTTATTATGGTGTTTCTCATTCTCTTACCACTGCCATCGTCCTGGAACATGGGGTTGATGAGGGAAGGGTTGGGGATGCAGTCGATGATTCCCAGAAGGGTCCGTGTCAACCTCAGCAGCTCAAAGAAACTGTAGAAGCCAAAGTAGATGAGGTGTCTGGCCAGGCTCACCACCTGAGGGGACAAAACATTCTAGCAGTTATCATGCTATCGGGGCTTTTCCAGGCCAAGTGGTAGAGAGCCAGAGAGTTCTCGTCTCAATACCAAATATAGGGGCAGCAGTGTTCTGGAGGTATTCACAGTATTGTAAGTAGAATTAGGAATGAGAAAAGAGAGAATTGATACCTCATAGGTCAGTTTGTTCTTTTCCTCGTCAGCGAAAGGCAAGTCATCATTGAGGACGTTGTTGAGGTACTCTTCCATGAACACCATGGTGTTGGCAAACTTGTTCTTCTTATTGTCTCGCGAGTCATCCATGTTGGAGTCATAACTGAGAAAGGGAAGACATATCGAAGTATAGGAACACAACAACAATCAGTTAGATTGCAGTGACATTATGCGCAAAACCAAATCTGGGGAAACTGTTTGAAGTCATACTCTTTAATTGTGATGGAGGTGGGGATCTCTGTCCAGAGACGGGCGAACTTGACGGGCGTGACCAGCTCCTGGGGGTCTCGGTCGACGTGCGCATGCAGCATCAGTCTGCAGAAAGAGGCGCGCAGGTCAAAGGGCAGTGTCTCATCCATCATGCACAGGAAGATGAGCTCCACATCCAGCTGCTTGGAGATCTCATCTATGGCCAGGTACTGGCGGTCCAGACACATTCGTGCATACAGCTTCAGCTGGTACCTACCATTAAAAAAAAGAGAAAGGTTTGACAAATGAaacagacactgtggttggaaTATTTCAGATCAGTACAATTTCCTTTTTAAACGATGACTTGTGCACGACATTCCCTTGTCTAGGAAATGTGACATCAGTGAGGAGTAGACACCTGTAGTACGTGAGCACGTTCTCGTCATGAGCGTTCCCCTGTCTGGCCTCCTGGGCTAGTTGTCTGATGCCCTTCTCTTGCTTCTCATTGGTCTTGTCAGTCCAGACCAGCCACACCTCATCATCGTCAGCATACTCCTCCATGCCCATGTATTCAGTGGCATTGGGAATCTCTTTAGGCACACGCCGTCTGCATGGACAAGCATAGGCCATCGCATGTTTAGGTAAGTGTGTGCATGTATGCAGTTTAGTAAAAGAGAAGTACCACTCACTCAGTCTTTATGAGGATGTCTTGGTTCTTGGGATCCAGCACACACTTACAGATCAGCTCCTGAGTGACAGGAATGGCCACGTTGTTGGACACACACAGATCTGACAGGTAGTCCAGAAACCTGAAAGGAAACAGGCCGGTGTTTGAGATTCACCACAACAGTTTTGAATGTACATGGGTGTTATTTAGTCAGGGCGTCACTCTCCTCACCTGGGTTCCCTGTTCTTGCGGACCAGGCTAACAAAGGTCTCCACCTCCGTCTTGGTGATGTGTTTCTCCAGCAGCTTGCGGTTGTTGTGCAGCAGAGCAGTGATGGTGTCTTCAGCCAGGATGTCATAGCCAATCTGAGACTGCATCACCCCAAACTGCTTGGCTATGTGCTCCTGATGGGGCAAAAGAGTGAGACTAATGTGTCTTGGCAGTTAAGAAGGCCCAGGGACCAATAATTCAGTTTGGATAAACGACCGAGGGACAGGAATATGGAAGGAAAAAAGTATGCGAGACAATGTGGTGTACCTGGTTCTTGCGGTAGTCTTCCTGTGAGTGTCGCAGTACCCGGTAACAGAGACGGAACATGTACTGGTAGGGGGAATTCTTCTGGTCTGAAAGCTCCTCCAATCGCAGCAACGGGCCCTCTGTCCCCTTATCTTTGAAAGGGGCCTTCAAGATCCCAAAGATCTTTGAAGGGACAAAAGAATAGAGAACTATTCAAGAGAACATGTGACAATATGGATATAATGACAAGAAATGATTACCTTATATGTCATCATCAGTCTAATGCAAGCCCGCTGGCTATTCTTTTTTTTCGGGGAGGAACTCAGTCGGAATAATAAAATACAAAAGCACAATTTCGAAATTTGCCTGTgcatcagcagtcactcaatAGCCCATGCcagcaatttatttatttattactaagttAGTCTtgggccagctatctaaacttgtagtcaGCAAGGTTGAATTACCGACCGGGTTGGGGCCCATTGATCATCAGTTATCATATAAAAACGGTTTGCCttcaccctatggcaaaatgtgtagaattgcaggaaattagctgtaaaactgcacattttctcTCCGCCCCCTGTCAAAATGAGTACAATTGCATGACATTTTTTAtaaaacggcaacattttctctacgccGCATGATGATTTCCGGTtttcaaagttgcccatccctggtctaaCGCAACCCAGATGTTTAAAGTGGGCCTTCTAACCTGTTTGAGGATGTTTTGTTCCCTCATGAGTTTCTGTCTCTCGCGGTTGGCCTTGGTCATCGCCACATCCAGGACGACCTGGCCGCTGTTGGGCGTGTCCACCACAAAGAACACCAGATCCTCCAGCAGCTTAATGGCAAATCTGCAGGGTCAAACACAGGACACGGTCGGACACAGACATTACTGGTCTGGCCAGGGAACTATGCCATTGACTGGATTACAGTATAAGCTGTAAAACAGCTGGCTTTAATCAAGTATAACAGAGCTCACAGGGGAAAAGTTAGGTTTATTAGAAGAAGTTTGACTTCAGATTCATTTGGGGCCTTTTCTGCAGATACTTAACCTTCTGTCATTGGGACTGATAAAGCCCTCATTGAACCTGTCCACTATGGTGCTCAACATGAAACTGGCATCATTGGCAAAGTCCAGATCCCGGATCTCCATCACTGGCACTGACACTATGGCAAATGCCTCCTTATCCTCCTTGGTAGGGCAGGTGCCCAGCTGAAACAAGGACATAACAGAAATACTGAGTCCAAATGAACTCAGTGTCACAGTAAATCAAGTGACATGGTTCTTACCATGAGCCGGATGGGTCTCTCCTCGTCGATATCTATGGGCACGTTGGTACTCTGGATCCATGTGTTGGTGCATAGGTGTCTGAGACGCACATATGAATTCCTGAAGAAAGTTTACAATAGAAAGCCAGTGAAACATACTGCAGGTCAAGTCTTTGCTTCTTTataaatagatatatacagttgtatatactgtattgtacagACTGTGCAGATGGGTTGAGGCCGATAGTGAGTTGAAGTGGTACAGTATAGTACCTTGGCACAAAGGAGTCTGTTTTCTGCAGAGTGGTGGGGTCGAGCTCAAACAAGGAAGCAATGTCATTCCCATGAGGCACAGCCACCAGCTTGTACTTTATCCTCTCACCCAACATCTTTAGTTTTCCTCTACTGTCCAGCTACAGAGGGCAGGGGTCAAGGGTTAGAGTTTAGCACATTGACTGTCACGTGTTAAATTAACTAGACATAAGTACTGTGAGGTccaaataaaaaacaaacaaaaaggaTGCATACCGTATTTTCATTCGCCGAAGTCTGGATTTCAACGCTGTCACCTTTATAACCCGGATTTTCCTAAAGCAACCACAACAACACATGCGCTCTAAAATGACTCTGCATCAATACAGCCCGTGTGATAACCAGAGCACTGTGGTGACCAATATCCATGGTCCAATACTTGATCATGTTACCTCAGCTGCAAGATAGTTCCCTGTGGCAAGGTGTTTAAAGCGGTACAGACTGTTCCAGTGTCCGGCCCCTCCTCGACATGGGTCATGGTGCACCACCTTGGAACACAATCACACCATCAAAACAAACCTCAATCGTCATACCTTAGGCATTTAGCTGCTGTACGACAGAGCATATCCAAACTGGACTAGGATTCAAAAATGGCAAGTACGTGCGCGGGTTTGGGTGCCGTGCGTGTACCAACCTCCACTTCCCACAGGGCATTGGAGCTGGTGGCAGAGGTAGCAGACTGGCGCAGGGTG contains:
- the LOC135504404 gene encoding inositol 1,4,5-trisphosphate receptor type 3-like; translation: MSDSMSSFLHIGDIVSLYAEGSVNGFISTLGLVDDRCVVEPAAGDLDYPPKKFRDCLFKVCPMNRYSAQKQFWKAKQAKHEKDKIADVVLLQKLQHASNLEQKQNETENKKVHGDVVKYGTVIQLLHMKSNKYLTVNKRLPALLEKNAMRVTLDGTGNEGSWMFIQPFWKLRANGDNVVVGDKVILNPVNAGQPLHASNYELSDHAGCKEVNSVNCNTSWKINLFMMFSDHKDEVLKGGDVVRLFHAEQEKFLTCDEYKVKLHVFLRTTLRQSATSATSSNALWEVEVVHHDPCRGGAGHWNSLYRFKHLATGNYLAAEENPGYKGDSVEIQTSANENTLDSRGKLKMLGERIKYKLVAVPHGNDIASLFELDPTTLQKTDSFVPRNSYVRLRHLCTNTWIQSTNVPIDIDEERPIRLMLGTCPTKEDKEAFAIVSVPVMEIRDLDFANDASFMLSTIVDRFNEGFISPNDRRFAIKLLEDLVFFVVDTPNSGQVVLDVAMTKANRERQKLMREQNILKQIFGILKAPFKDKGTEGPLLRLEELSDQKNSPYQYMFRLCYRVLRHSQEDYRKNQEHIAKQFGVMQSQIGYDILAEDTITALLHNNRKLLEKHITKTEVETFVSLVRKNREPRFLDYLSDLCVSNNVAIPVTQELICKCVLDPKNQDILIKTERRVPKEIPNATEYMGMEEYADDDEVWLVWTDKTNEKQEKGIRQLAQEARQGNAHDENVLTYYRYQLKLYARMCLDRQYLAIDEISKQLDVELIFLCMMDETLPFDLRASFCRLMLHAHVDRDPQELVTPVKFARLWTEIPTSITIKDYDSNMDDSRDNKKNKFANTMVFMEEYLNNVLNDDLPFADEEKNKLTYEVVSLARHLIYFGFYSFFELLRLTRTLLGIIDCIPNPSLINPMFQDDGSGKNMKRSIHGVGQMMSTMVLSRKQSIFGGPGRSASNIEGQNRSKDSIDKQDITVMDTKLKILEILQFILNVRLDYRLSFLLSVFKKEFVDVYPMADADATTSMEQAATINLQHIGEQAEAMFGVGKGNSILEVDDEGGRMFLRVLIHLTMHDYPPLVSGALQLLFKHFSQRQEVLHTFKQVQLLISGQDVDNYKLIKSDLDRLRTMVEKSELWVDKKSSSGGGEGKKDKKDKKENVEMASEVATPKKEKSDKSNENYQKVKDILERLNKMCSSGVWKKQQRLLKNMGAHKVMLDLLQVSYDQHDTKMQGIIKCTHLFLQKFCMGNLENQMLLHKNLSLFLNPGLMEAETVQHIFSNNYQLCTEISENVLQHFIHCLATHGRHVQYLNFLHTIIKAEGKYVKKCQDMIMTELTNAGEDVVVFYNDKASFATMLELMAESREGVQEHSPLRYHISLVELLSACAEGKNVYTEIKCTSLLPLEDVVRVVTHEDCITEVKVAYVNFVNHCYVDTEVEMKEIYTSNHIWKLFEDFTVDMARVCNKREKRLTDPILEKYIINVVFDTINAFFSSPFSENSTSLQTHHTIVTQLLQSSMRLLECPWLQQQHRGLVETCIRTLAMTAKNRSISLPLDLESQITTMLSSSAPNSLSRSNPNYKSSTRSSRPSAPNNPWDYKNIIEKLQDIINTLEERLKPLVNAELSVLVDVLHQPELLFLEGTDARQRCESGGFISKLIQHTKALMSSEEKLCIKVLRTLQEMLIRTLDFDEKGIALRKVLLQNYLFTNKKNSKGDLVDLGATGAEQERDWTAVAAVQCRLDREGGTKLFTDLVMSTKNDKIFQESIQLAICLLEGGNTEIQNSFYKLMMGDNKSEKFFKVLHDRMKNAQMDIKANVSVSVGEMSNKANDNKDLETSSGGLVLPVTTLPLLAPSIAQVTALASESEQKEVETEMGPAIIIMKPILRFLQLLCENHNQDLQNFLRCQNNKTNYNLVCETLQFLDIMCGSTTGGLGLLGLYINESNVGLITQTLETLTEYCQGPCQENQTCIVTHESNGIDIITALILNDISPLCRYRMEMVLQLKDNASKLLLALMESRHDNENAERILFNLRPRELVKVIKKAYQQESECEGGEVSPQEVGHNIYILALQLARHNKILLNLLKPAKRTKEGEEGISSMLNLNNRPLSQMLKSTVPVESEEQDPLEFYEQHTSQIEIVREDRSMEQIVFPIHPICEFLTEESKFRVFNTTEQDEQGSKVTHFFQQASFLHNEMEWQKKLRSMPVLFWFSRRMSTWGSISFNLAVFINLIIAFFYPYDSGQGAIDDSMLSMLFWGFLGLSVMGMFSKRYGLRPFTVALILRSIYCFGIGPTLILLGTLNLINKIVFVVSFVGNNGTFIMGYRAMVMDVEFLYHLAYVLTSTLGLCVHELFYSFLLFDLIYREETLFNVIKSVTRNGRSILLTALLALILVYLFSIVGFLCLKNDFIMEVDPLPQIDSGGHGNEEASQDFLNSCSGDGVSCTAEAGLPTEPDEENNSERACDTLLMCIVTVLNHGLRNGGGVGDVLRKPSKNEPLFPARVIYDLLFYFIVIIIVLNLIFGVIIDTFADLRSEKQKKEEVLKTTCFICGLERDKFDNKTVSFEEHIKLEHNIWNYLYFIVLVREKNKTDYTGPESYVALMIKSKNLDWFPRMQAMSLVVTDGDGEQNEMRNLQDRLTSTMNVVSQLTGQLTELKEQMTEQRKRRQRMGFVDVQSGGAGAASVTPSAAGGNHQMFNKP